A stretch of DNA from Polyodon spathula isolate WHYD16114869_AA chromosome 4, ASM1765450v1, whole genome shotgun sequence:
CAGGCTGGAGGTGTAAACGCTATGGCCATAGGACAGGGGACCGAGAATGTCCATTTTCTATCAAAGGAAATCAAAAATTGGAGCAGTTCCGTGTTGTAAgtatattttaacaaacacttGTATAGCATTCTCAGaattcacttttaataatacacaatTCTGGCAAAATAATACCTTTTactaatttgagaaaaaaaaaagcaatctacTTTTTTCATTCAAAGAGTGCACTGGTGAAACATGTGGGGGATGCATTTCTTTAcgaattgtattttaatgtttgtacaaaaatatttcacaatttaTATTTTTCTAGGCACACGAAGACTCCATGTATGACCTGCTCAGAGAAAACAGGTGCTTTGAAAAGGAATCAATGTATTTCCTTTACTTTTAACAACTTTTTGTGAAACTAATTTAGGAAATGTATCAAGGTATATTTCTGggtatttcttttgaaaaaaactcTGTAGATGACCAAGGCATTTGCAACCCCAATGAAAACAAATAGCACTGTTTGCTATAACATTAAGAGGCTGCTGCAGATAAAACAGTAAATGTACTTCCATATGCTGTATAGGTctcttgtgcagttttgaaagaaacatatataatacatgtatgtGGTACCTTTTAAAGGTACtcctgttactgtttcacttcctctgtcatttcaccccagcagtgtatTTAGGGTCAAATTATGTTACTGTCTGCAAGGTATGTCAGTAGGGGAAGAAATTTGTTTCTCCAGGTGGAATGATCAAAGAAGtgcaagactacctgaaagtaatgCTTGAGAACAGATATTTCTGTTACTTCTTTTTGTATTATGTAAGATTTGGCAGCTTTACTAACAGGTCCTGTTTGGGTTCATACGTGTATGTAATTGCACTTTTCCTGAAACTCAAATGTAAAGTGCTCTTTGTGAAATGCTGTCCTCTCTTTGCAGGTTACAGCAGTTACAGCAGCTGCTGGATGACACCACCTCAGACTCGAAATGCAGTAGCTTCAGTTCTTCAGACTCTGGCAAacgcaaaaagaaaaaaaagaaaaagaaaaaagagaagaaaaagaggAAGAAGAAACAAAAGCACAAGTCCTCCAAATCAAGCAGCGGCTCGGATTCAGACTAAGAGCTAAAAACAGTTCAGCAAGCAAAACGCAAGCAAATTTGTGCTGAGCTCTGAGGTGAGAAGATTCTTCAGATAATGTATGAGCATAATGAAAGCCCTAGGCATCTTTCTCACTGTACGACTCTTCTGTTCACTCTAGTAGCAATGACAGACAGTGCAAGTCCTTTCATCCTTACTGGTGTAATGGGGACAATGCATGTACTTTTCTGACTTCTGTTTCTTACAGAGTGACAGGTTAATTAGCCAGCATTCATTCTGCACCTGGATCTAGACAGGATAATATGTGTTGTATTGGTTGATCAGAATTCTGTATATTATGCCTGTAAGTATATCTATTGACCATCAAAAGTAATGACCATTTCTGGtatatgtttttcattgtttgcACAAGAGAAAATGGTATTAATCTcaattattttgaagaaaaatatatcAGTGCTCAGGCAAAATACAATACTCTTATTTAAGCAGTGATCTGTTGTATTACTATGTCTAAAATGAGAACTAATAGTTGTTTGcacaaaaatatgtaaatacatcaGATAATTCAAGTCACAAACATATGCACAGAACAGTATTGTTTTGCATGCTGTTAAATATCAACATCTCCAGCTTACAACACCCATCTTAAGTCTGGTTTCCTAGACTCCAAATTATCTTGAAATACGTAATGCTAGCTTTGGTAAGGTATTCCAAGATTAGTGCTTATCTGGGTCTGTGACTCCAAGCataaatgtgagtgtgtgtgtattacacatgcatgtatgtatgtatagctTAAGATGATGtagcatttaataaaacactttaacTTTTGTGGCGCCaacattttctttacaattttCAAAGACTGcgtgtttttttctgattaataTTACTGTAGATTTGCCATTATGTCTTTAAGCtcatttgtatatattattattaagaattacatttaatttcagCCTCATAAACGTTAAATAGATATGAAAAATAATTCAGCTCGCAGCAGAACCGCGCTCACACTTTGAAAGTCAATGGGTTTTATGATTCTCTCTTCagccctgtgattggttagtttggttattttgggcagtgcctgagtgcACGTGAaatgtctttcattggttgttcttgtacCGACGCGGACCCTTGTTCTCCATTCGTCTGCTATTTCGCCCCgtcggctggatttacgacaaggactggttCCCGTCTAGgtgtcaaggtactcagaattgtctggaagttgccctcagcaaaatactactggcactgaaatgactcattcagtgtaTTCTGCCCTCACAAAAGAGTCCCCTTCTTAagcttaacagatagataaactctttccagtaactgtagtattgaatgatgctttattgacaccagtttgtaggtacagtgttaggaactgagtaaaactgaaataaaatacagaaaacaaacgtAAGTACgggtatgctgaatactatgcttaattctcactaatagcacagcatgtatttttaggtatggtataatattatcataaactcagaaatatgttgccgtatgcaaaataattccccaaacatggcaaaatcaattacatagaacagatatctccgaccatgcaactatcaagaaaatacgtaaatctatcacgcaaacgatcatccatataaaatatcatcatgaattgaaaggtgagtatgttattattgattttacttacagacaatgcttctacaaataattgcaagaaggatggagttcgatgatatctgcagctccacagagcgactttcaccgttgctaacaaggattcttctttacaggaaataggaacttaagcaaacaacagaccttatcagtaaacatcgccatctagtggccaaatggaattgacttaaaaaatgaactcaaaccaactaaagGGTCCAGAACACTCCCCGTCTGGTATCTGTAAAGATGccaacattaacactagaacttaaAGTTACTTATCAGTCTCTGGAGCTGGACGCAGAAAGATCTTGCATGACCCCTGTCTTGCTGTCTTGACTTCAACCTTTCTTACTTTCCCATCTCTGCCAGGAAAGGTCTTCACAACGATGCCCATGGGCCAGTCGTTCCTTTTCACTTGACTGTCTCTCAGCATCACAATGTCTCCCTCCTTAAGGTTGGGTTTCTCTTTCTGCCACTTCCTACGGCTCTGCAGGGTAGGAAGATACTCCTTTCTCCAGCGGTGCCAGAAGGTGTTGGCAAGGCTTTGAACTTGCCTCCACTGCCGGCTGAAGAGGTCTTTCTCGTTGAATTCACCTTGGGGAGGAGGAACTACAGCAACCTTTTGGGTGAGGAGTGTCGCTGGCGTCAAGATGAGGGGGAAGTCTGGATCCGTGGACACAGGAACCAATGGACGAGCATTCACGATGGCTGAGACTTCCGCCATGAAAGTAGTCAGGACTTCGTGAGTAAGCCTGGATGGACCCACCTTCAGCAGCATGGAATCCAGGATGCGCCTCGTAATGCCAATCATTCTCTCCCAGCTGCCTCCCATATGAGATGAGTGTGGTGGGTTGAAGACCCAAGTACACCCTTTGTCACTCAAGTACTCTTGGACCTCCTTGTCACTCTGAACGGCCTCCATCTTCAGCTCTCTGCAGGCCCCGATAAAGTTTGTACCACAGTCGGACCTGATTTGTTTGGCTGGTCCTCTGATGGAAAGAAACCGTCGCAGAGCATTTATGAAACTTGAGGAATCCATCGACTCAATGACTTCAATGTGTATGGCCCTGGTGCTCATACATCTGAACAGCACAGCCCAGCGTTTACTGCTTGCTAGTCCACCCCTGGTGCGACGTGCTGTAACCATCCATGGTCCAAATATATCTAACCCAACAAAAGAGAAGGGAGGGTCAGTGCTGAGGCAATCCACAGGTAAGTCAGACATCTTCTGAGTCTCTATCCTCCCACGTAGTCTTCGGCAGATGACACATTGATAGAGTATGCTGCTGACGCGCCGTTTTCCATCGATGACCCACAGACCAGCTGCTCTCAAGGAACCCTCAGTGAAGTGGCGCCCTTGATGGTGGACCTGCTCGTGGTGGTGACGGATGAGTAGAGTCGCGATGTGGCTCCGTCCAAGCAGGATGAGAGGGTTGATTTCATCTTTACCTAGGCTTGCTTGGGACAGACGTCCTCCAATCCTCAGTAGGCCTGAATCATCAATGTAGGGGCACAGACTGAAGAGTGGGCTCTGCTTAGGAATGGCTTTACCTTCTCTGATGCATTCCAATTCCTCTTGAAAGGCGTCGTGTTGCAGACTGCGGATTATGATATTCTTGGCTTGATCCAGGTCTTCGGTGGAGCAGGGTTTTTTGCAGATGTGCCATCCTTTGCAGCTGCTGCCTACCTTGAAGGAGTGAGCAACATGCACAAGCCTTGCTGTTGCGTGTGTCAGTGCTTGCCAGCTTGAGAACCTTTCGAAGCGCTTGGGGTCTAACTTGTTGCTGGAGACATTGGTGGCGTGACAAGCAACTTGGGGGCGGATCTCTTAGTCAGATCCGGGATCAACCAAGTCGAAAGGTGTGTGAAGGGTTTCTGGCTCTGCTGACCTGAACAAGAAAGCTGGTCCAGTCAACCATGTGCTATGAGTCAGGCTGCCTGCTGGGACTGATCTTGAGGCATGATCAGCAGGGTTCTGGAGTCGACACTCAGATCCAGGTCCTTCAGCCCCTTAGCTAGGTCGTCTGGAGGAAAGGCTCTCATGACCTCTGCCTTGTTAGAGGCGATCTTGTGCAGACGTAAGTTGGAGAGGGCCAAAATCTCTTGAGTGTTCTGAAGAAGAGTGATGGCTTCCTTCTCTGTGGGGAGGGATACGAGACCGTCGTTGACGTAAAAGTTCCTCTCGACGAAGTGCCTTGCCTCTGCTCCGTAATCCCTCTCGCCCTCTAAGGCAGCTCTCCTGAGGCCATACATGGCCACTGCTGGGG
This window harbors:
- the LOC121313855 gene encoding retinitis pigmentosa 9 protein-like → MANVLRILFCFVLQEDDDKPEDCIPDSPGNQDAQEFHAPTKGLWMPLGKDVKVMQCWRCKRYGHRTGDRECPFSIKGNQKLEQFRVAHEDSMYDLLRENRLQQLQQLLDDTTSDSKCSSFSSSDSGKRKKKKKKKKKEKKKRKKKQKHKSSKSSSGSDSD